Part of the Synechococcus sp. HK01-R genome is shown below.
GTTTTCTTGATGATTATTAAATACTTTTCCCTACCTACTCGTCGAGATACCGTAAAGAAAGCAGCTGATTATCTCACTGAAAGCAGGGGTGGACCCACACTTGACAAGTTAATTACAGTCTTTGATCGTTTTGGCTTATTGGGAAGAGTTGTGAGTTGTCGCTGCAATGAATTCGGCCGTCTTCCAACTCCCTCCATTGCTTTAACTAGTACAGACAGCCGTCCAGTCTTGATTGTAGATTCAATCAATGAGAATCTACTCTGCATTGATCCAACGCAAGGAATTAAGTTATGCAGTTTAGCAGATATCACCGCGCCAGATTCGTCCTCAGTAAGTGTAGTTTCAATTGTACGCGGATCAAGCACCCCAACCTCCAGGTTTGGACTTGGGTGGATGCTGCCGTACATGAGTTTCTACAAATATGGTCTCCTCGAAGTCTTTATAGCAAGCTTTATTACTCAGCTATTTGCCTTGGCAACACCACTGCTATTCCAGCAGATCATTGATCGCGTAATTGGACAGGGTTCTTCTGGTGCCCTGGGGGGCTTTGCTGTTCTAATGGGATTATTTATGATCCTTGAGTTAATATTTAGCAGTTTACGAACCTTTCAGTTCATGGAGATATCGAATCGTATTGATATTAATATAGGAAGCTCAATTATTTCACGTTTACTGAGGCTTAATGCGCGATATTTTGAGAAGCGTCCAGTCGGTGAACTGGCAAGTCGCCTCAATGAATTAGATAAAATAAGGAGCTTTCTAACTGGAACAGCACTTACGGTCGTCTTAGATGCCCTCTTTGCACTCCTTTATTTTGGTGTTATGTTCTTCTACTCACCGTTGTTGTCCGGAATTATTCTCGGTAGTATACCCCTTCTGCTTATAGTAATTTTAGGTTTAACACCTATCACTCAGAAGCTTATTCGACAGCGCGCCGAGGCACATTCTAGAACTCACTCTTACATGGTAGAAGTTCTCAACGGAATCCAAACAGTTAAATTACAGAACAGTGAGCTAACAGCCAGACGGAACTGGGAGAATCGTCACCTTGATGATATCAATAAAGGGTTTAGAACCGTTGTCGCCAATACTGCAAGTTCAAACGCTCTTCAGCTAATAAACAAGACTACCAATATACTCGTAATCTGCGTTGGCGCGTCATTAGTCCTTTCGAACGAGTTAACACTTGGTCAGCTCATTGCATTCCGGATTATTAGTGGATATGTAACTCAGCCAATACTTAGATTAGCAAGTACTTGGAATAACTTCCAGGAAGTTTCTATGTCTGTAGAAAGGTTGGGCGATGTTGTTAATCAACCGCTCGAGACTAGTGAAATTGAATCTACCAATATTGCAATGCCCCCGATCAAAGGTGAAATCTCCTTTCAAGAAGTCAGTTTTGGATATTCAGTCAATAGTAAGCCTCAGCTCGCAGGTGTGAGTCTTACTATTCCTGCCGGTAATTTTACTGGTCTTGTTGGACAGAGTGGATGTGGCAAGAGTACGTTGCTTAAACTTGTTCCTCGTCTTTACGAGCCCACAAAAGGCAAGGTGCTTATCGACGGTTATGACGTTTCGAAAATTGAACTCTACTCTTTGAGGAGGCAGTTGGGCTTTGTACCCCAAGATTGTCTTTTGTTCGAAGGTTCAATCTACGATAATATAGCCGTAGCTGATGCAGAAGCTGAATCAGATGAGGTTATTGAAGCCGCAAAAATGGCTTGTGCCCATGAGTTTATAATGTCTCTGCCCTATGGTTACAATACTCCTCTAGGTGAAAAGGGTTCAGGTTTATCTGGCGGACAACGTCAACGTGTTGCATTAGCCAGAATGTTGCTGCAGAAACCTGGTCTTGTCATCCTCGATGAGGCCACAAGCGCTTTGGATGTTGACACTGAGCAACAAGTTGTAAATAATCTCAGACGCAAGCTCAAAGGTACAACTGTTCTTATGATTACCCATCGCCTCTCAACATTAATCCATGCTGATCAAATCGTGATGATGCATGACGGTCGCTTGGATTCTGTGGGAACCCACGAACAGCTAATGTCGAAAGCGGGACGGTATTATGCTCTTTATCAACAGCAGCTTGTTGGCTAATGAAACGAAATCTCTTTCGGTTGATGGGTTTTAGGATTAAGCCGCATGCCTTGCCTAACGAAGATATTGATCAGAGTTCTGACAACGGTGCACAGCAATTGTTGCTCGAGCCGCCGCCTGTGTGGAGTCGTATCCTCATTTGGACACTGGGCTTAGGTTCAATCAGTTTGGTTATTTGGGCATCTTTGAATACTGTCGAAGAAACAGCTCAACTGCCTGGCCAGCTTGAAACGATTCGGTCACAGGTGACCATTAAGAGTCCTGAATCAGCATTGATTGATCAGGTCAATGTCCGACAGCATCAATATGTTAATACTGGGCAGTTACTTTTTATTCTAGACAGAGCTGATATCACCCCTTTGATTCGCACGCTTGAAAATAAGCTCAGCATGATAGATGACAAGAATAAGTATGAAGATCGCTCCTTCTTGAGCAGACAAAAGCAACTCCAAGCGCAGGTTTTTCTCAACCAAGAAGTATTTTCCCGTTTAAAATCTCTGGTTGACCAGGGCTCCGCAAGCGAAGTTCAGCTGCTTGAGAAACAAAATCAGGTGTTTCAGAACCGCCAAGACCTACAAAACCTGTTAGATGAACGTCTGAAGGCAAAAAGCATCCAGAGCATTGAGAAGAATGACATTGCAAATCAGATAAGGGAATTGAAGCAGCGGTCTCGAAAGTTTGACATATTGTCTCCTATCAGTGGAACTCTTCAGTCACTTAATATTCAAGCTAAGGGAGAACGCGTGCAGAGTGGTGATCTACTTGCAACAATCGTGCCTGAGGAGGGCCTGATCGCGAGCGTTCAGGTATCTTCCCGTCTCTCAGCTCCAATAAAACCTGGAACGTCTGCAGAAATCACAGTTGACGCCTTCCCTTCCAGTGACTATGGTACTATTAAAGGTGTGGTTACAACTATCTCACCAACAACATCCTCACCGGATAGGCAAGCAACTACTCCGGCTTACGTCGCTCGTATCGCTTTAAGTCCTGATTCAGTTCCGCAAAATCTTCCGCCAAATGCTCTACGCTCGGGGATGGGAATCACTGCTAGCATTGTTCTGGAGAAGAAGCGTACAATAAGCATTGTTTTCAATATAATACAGGATTTGTTTGCGCCACTCACTGAGCGTAAATGAACGAGTGGGGCCCAAATGCTGAGCCCGATTGGATCACTCGGCTTGATTTCCAAGCCTGTCTCACTTAGCATTTTTCTGTAATCGAATTGATGCCATGGACAACTCCACTGAGGCTTTGCAAACTGAATCTGCAAGCAAAGAAGCCTTACTGACAATAGGTGATAAATCCTACCAAATCGCTAGTTTACCGGAGGACGCGCAAAAACTAGTATTAGCTATTCGAGACTGTGAAGAGCAAATTACATCTTCAAAGCGGCGAGTCAATTATCTTGAAATTGCGCGACGTTCACTCATTCAAGAGCTTACGTCGCGCCTGCCAGAGGATAGATGAGAACTTAAACGAACAAGCGGTGTTTGCGCATCAAAATGCAGTCAGTAGTTGAAGGCAGGACCCTGGCTGCCGATAGGTTTCTGATTTTGCCTTTGGTCTTCTGGTATTTCTGACCAACTGCTCAACCTCCCTCGAATGCGAGCGTGTGGTATCGAGCGATTGGTGAGCTGAAACTTTCTCTAGATTGGCCGTTGGTTTGGCGCTATTTGGACGATAGGTGAAACAAAGGGCCATTGTTCTTCCCTCTATGCGCTTGTTGGACACTCTCACCATAAATTGTGGGATATGTTCTGACTCGTATCCATGGATCTCGTACTCTTTTCGCACCCTCGGTCTCGCTTCTCGAACAAATTGCGCTTACGCCATAGCGATTGTCGCGATTGACTCAGAGCAAGAACAGTCACTCCAGCCCAAAAAGGCTGGTTCAACGTGCGTCGCAGATCCTGCCTCCGGGGCAGTGAACATCAGGGGTGATTCAGAGTCAGCAAAGCTGAGTGTCTGAGTTTGTTCTTGCCATCCCAGCGGTGCAGGGGGTCCCTGGCGTCATGGGCCGAGGCGGTGACTGCCAGCAAAGATGACGCCCGTGCTGATCCGCTCTCTCAGGCAAGCCCGGCTTACCAGATCCGCTGCAATGGCGGGATCTTCTCTCTCGGCGACATCCCAGACCACCACCTTGCGGCTCCAGACATCGATCACCAGATAGAGGTACAGCCAGATCCCGCGCACCGTGGTAGGCAACTAGGTGATGTTCCAGCTCCAGAGCTGATTCGGACCTGAGGCCCGCAAGCGTGGAACTGGTCTGCGCTCCTGTGGCGGCCGCGCCAGGCCACGGCGATGGGCCTGGCCATGCGGGTGGAGTACGCCGTAGAAGCTGCGCTCTGAGCCGATATACAAGCCCCGGTCCGCGAACACCGGCACGATCTGTCCCGGCAGCAGTGCTGCGAATTCCGGCTCGTTGCAGGTGAGCAAGATGCGCTGGCGTTCCTCCTCGCTAAGGCGATGAGCCACGTGGAGGCGGCTGCCCTTGCGACGGTCGACGCCATCACCGTCAACAACAAACTGCCGGCGCCAACGCTGCAGCGTGGTGAGCACCACGCCGAGCAGCAGGGCCAGTTCACGCGCTCGGGCACCATGGGCCATGCCCTAATCAAGGATGTCCAGGGCCTTCCGGCGATCCTCAGGCGAGTTCAATCGTCCCCGTCCTCTCCCCAGAAGGCCTGAATCTTTTTTGAGGCGATCAGCAGTGCTGCCGCCTCGGCAAGGGCCTTGTCCTTTCGGCGCAACTGCCGCTTGAGCCTCTTGATCTCCCGCTGGTCCTCCTGGTGCCGCTTTTGGAGATCCTTCTGATCGGCCATCGTCAGCAGCGGCTGGGCATTGGCATCCTGGGCTGCTTGGCACCAACGGTCGACCTGAACCGGGTACAGCCCCCGCTCACGGCAATAGCCACCCAGTTCTGTCGCGTTCAGACCGGCGGTCTCCAGCACCACCGTGAACTTGTCGGCTGGCGCCAAACCCTCTGGATCCTTCTGAGACGCAGGAACAACCTGCCCCTCCAATCGCCAGGCCTTCCTCCAGCTGTAGAGGGTGACCACGTGAATGCCCAGCTCTGCTGAGATCTTGGCCACGCTCTGTCTGTGAGGCGGACTCATCCGCCTTCTCACATCAGCTTTAACAGCCTCGCTGTAGCGACGCATTGCTCTGCTCCATCAAGCCCCCTGGTGAAAAGTGGTGGGGTGGAGAGGCGTCAACTTTCCTGGCAGAGGGGGGGGGCACTGGCGCACCACCCTGAAGGACTGCTTTGGTTGAGGAAGGGGCTTCAGTATCATGAGCTGGATCTGGACTAGAGACACCCAGGTCCATGCGGACAACACCCCTACAGCAACAACAATGCCGGCGTCATAGCCAAGTTGCGCCCAGGGATTGAATTAGCTACTATTGTACGGCTTTCGTCTCGATCGGCTATCGCTAGCGGTAGCCCCAGCCATAGTCCGATTTTTAGTCAGACTATGGCTGGGGCGCCCAAATCGAATGTAACAAGGACCTAAACCCAGGCGATCCGACAGAGAATTGGGAAAATGTGGACACAATCAAGCCACACTACCGGATCGCTAGGTTAAGATAAATTTTGCATAAAGCAATGCAAAAGGACGAAAAGCGAAGGGGACTGTAACGAGAACGCACGCCTAGCCTGAGAAGAACCAACTTGCCAACTCAACGTTAATGATGGATCTGGAGGGACAGCAGCATGACCGAAGAAAAACTGTTTTCCTCCACCGGCGCTCAGTTGGGCCTCTTTGATGTCGGCAACATTACCGATTCAACCGATCGGAACGACATCGGCGAATGGAGCAAAAATTCCGTCAGCGGATCCGACCAAGACCTGCACCGTAGCCAACAATTCGTAACACTAAACGAGCTAACCCTTGAAGACACGCTGCTTGAGGTTGGAACTGACGCCCTCGTAGAGACGAACAGCTTCTTCAATTCGCTGCAGCCAGATTTATCAACAATTAGTTTGAAACGCAGCTTGGTGATCATCGATCAGTCGGTAAAGAACTGGCGAGAACTGGTCACGGGCGCACCTGTAGAAGCTGAAGTACTGGTATTAGATCGCAATCAGGATGGGGTGAGTCAGATAACGAATTACCTGGCGCATCGACGTCTGCAACCTCTCCCTCCGCTTCACAGCGCAGCAATCGTTAGCGAGGGGGCTGATGGAAAAATCCTGATAGGGAACGGCACGCTTGAAAATAGCAATATCGAGCGGTACCGTGAAGAAATCGCTGGATGGCGTGACCATCTTTTAAGTGGAGCTGATCTACTTCTATTTGGCTGCAATGTGGCCGCGAGCAAAAATGGCATAGCATTTATTCAGAAACTGTCTGAATTTACAAACGCCGATGTGGCTGCCAGCAACGACCTAACAGGAACAAAAAAACTGGGCGGTGACACAATACTGGAAATCAAAACGGGCACTATTGAAACAGAAATAGAATGGCTCAATCGTGGCATCAACTCACTAGGTCAAGTACTTGATGCGGAAGCCTTAGGCGAGAACAGTGAAACCGATGGAAATCTTAACGAAGAGGACGAAAGTACAATTCAGCATAAAGGTAGCCACAATAATCAAATACCACCAACCGATCCAATAGAACTCACGATTGACGAGACGGAAGGAACCCAAGCGAATGCAGATTCTGAAATACCAGGTCAAACGTCAGCCGATTTTAGCAGCCTATTTAGCAATTACGATTCCGAGTCTGAATCAGATTCAGATTCAGATTCAGATTCGAGCTCAGATTCAAGCTCAGGTGACGAAAACGATTCATCAGAAAATAACGATGAAAGCGAGGATACCTACAACTACAGCATCTCGATTGGAACAATTAATGCTAACGATAGGACACTAATCGCCCATGACGGGGTAGGAGCGGGAGTATACGCAATTGACAATGCCGATACACAAACATCCGACGAAGACCAGGATGGGTATGGACAAGGTCAGCAAATCCTTCTCAAAAACGGGACAGGTACGGATCTTGGAGAGGTCATTGGCTACGCAACTATCAATGGGCAAGAAATCGAACACTTTCGCATAAGCACCGATAACACTGGCTTGGTCACATTCAGCCAGACAAGATCAATATGGCACAGCAATAGGGAGGACCACAATGAGCTTGAATCGCTAAACCTAGCCGCACTTGAAAACGGCAACAATGTCGCACTAAGACTCTCAAGGGTCAAGGTGAG
Proteins encoded:
- a CDS encoding DUF6447 family protein, whose translation is MDNSTEALQTESASKEALLTIGDKSYQIASLPEDAQKLVLAIRDCEEQITSSKRRVNYLEIARRSLIQELTSRLPEDR
- a CDS encoding DUF4347 domain-containing protein, with the protein product MTEEKLFSSTGAQLGLFDVGNITDSTDRNDIGEWSKNSVSGSDQDLHRSQQFVTLNELTLEDTLLEVGTDALVETNSFFNSLQPDLSTISLKRSLVIIDQSVKNWRELVTGAPVEAEVLVLDRNQDGVSQITNYLAHRRLQPLPPLHSAAIVSEGADGKILIGNGTLENSNIERYREEIAGWRDHLLSGADLLLFGCNVAASKNGIAFIQKLSEFTNADVAASNDLTGTKKLGGDTILEIKTGTIETEIEWLNRGINSLGQVLDAEALGENSETDGNLNEEDESTIQHKGSHNNQIPPTDPIELTIDETEGTQANADSEIPGQTSADFSSLFSNYDSESESDSDSDSDSSSDSSSGDENDSSENNDESEDTYNYSISIGTINANDRTLIAHDGVGAGVYAIDNADTQTSDEDQDGYGQGQQILLKNGTGTDLGEVIGYATINGQEIEHFRISTDNTGLVTFSQTRSIWHSNREDHNELESLNLAALENGNNVALRLSRVKVSSSTAYSTAKSHEQGSSEAYEEGEKDSYYNQSESDESTEYHRDNEEQTEVNHSDSSDEGIDSASSSEKSSEEDIEYDDDDDDDDDDDDDDDDDDDDDDENDRYNKTSYVDLLTSNKDEVGFAKFQIRDDGPILSDHEGTADISLLLDDSKLPPSGNGVYAASVQSTNLFGYESYGVDGEGVSSFSVNLLQENIASGLYLSKGNSPTEKGASITLITAANGEISGIATENTAVVEVFRIGINAGGALEFAFSDPSNLPTLWRQYSTAKEETLSIITPLGYLLATKAVRDADGDEITQSIDLGNNIFKIRVDNQ
- a CDS encoding HlyD family secretion protein; translated protein: MKRNLFRLMGFRIKPHALPNEDIDQSSDNGAQQLLLEPPPVWSRILIWTLGLGSISLVIWASLNTVEETAQLPGQLETIRSQVTIKSPESALIDQVNVRQHQYVNTGQLLFILDRADITPLIRTLENKLSMIDDKNKYEDRSFLSRQKQLQAQVFLNQEVFSRLKSLVDQGSASEVQLLEKQNQVFQNRQDLQNLLDERLKAKSIQSIEKNDIANQIRELKQRSRKFDILSPISGTLQSLNIQAKGERVQSGDLLATIVPEEGLIASVQVSSRLSAPIKPGTSAEITVDAFPSSDYGTIKGVVTTISPTTSSPDRQATTPAYVARIALSPDSVPQNLPPNALRSGMGITASIVLEKKRTISIVFNIIQDLFAPLTERK
- a CDS encoding peptidase domain-containing ABC transporter, which produces MLLNESQFTQLLAFAEQFSCKTIKVEPGTVLQTSKSSRELTLVKTGWCRVLDPTRQFGSYTITRIEAPYLCGAFSGFDSNLQEEVVASSDCEVVLISAIAHRPECSNLIRDILSSKVSPSEFPLLQKTIVEGLLTVPADQQLVSVFERRWRTLVPSDITNQSSAQLVYADRPAQGYRYGQVITAVTLAELWTGPLPRVLTWQDEPVGLNSRQKIIPSRKTIDDSVSSDGAIESESTSSPTPLLRPDDGGSAIELVASDFIASDRELARKVRQLGYAPVTGRSQEKAFQAVFLMIIKYFSLPTRRDTVKKAADYLTESRGGPTLDKLITVFDRFGLLGRVVSCRCNEFGRLPTPSIALTSTDSRPVLIVDSINENLLCIDPTQGIKLCSLADITAPDSSSVSVVSIVRGSSTPTSRFGLGWMLPYMSFYKYGLLEVFIASFITQLFALATPLLFQQIIDRVIGQGSSGALGGFAVLMGLFMILELIFSSLRTFQFMEISNRIDINIGSSIISRLLRLNARYFEKRPVGELASRLNELDKIRSFLTGTALTVVLDALFALLYFGVMFFYSPLLSGIILGSIPLLLIVILGLTPITQKLIRQRAEAHSRTHSYMVEVLNGIQTVKLQNSELTARRNWENRHLDDINKGFRTVVANTASSNALQLINKTTNILVICVGASLVLSNELTLGQLIAFRIISGYVTQPILRLASTWNNFQEVSMSVERLGDVVNQPLETSEIESTNIAMPPIKGEISFQEVSFGYSVNSKPQLAGVSLTIPAGNFTGLVGQSGCGKSTLLKLVPRLYEPTKGKVLIDGYDVSKIELYSLRRQLGFVPQDCLLFEGSIYDNIAVADAEAESDEVIEAAKMACAHEFIMSLPYGYNTPLGEKGSGLSGGQRQRVALARMLLQKPGLVILDEATSALDVDTEQQVVNNLRRKLKGTTVLMITHRLSTLIHADQIVMMHDGRLDSVGTHEQLMSKAGRYYALYQQQLVG
- a CDS encoding helix-turn-helix domain-containing protein encodes the protein MAHGARARELALLLGVVLTTLQRWRRQFVVDGDGVDRRKGSRLHVAHRLSEEERQRILLTCNEPEFAALLPGQIVPVFADRGLYIGSERSFYGVLHPHGQAHRRGLARPPQERRPVPRLRASGPNQLWSWNIT